Proteins from a genomic interval of Youhaiella tibetensis:
- the rimI gene encoding ribosomal protein S18-alanine N-acetyltransferase, giving the protein MMKLWMAPGGLHIEPGRMEDAETLAKLHAGGFYRGWPREDFSAYLMEANTPAYVACDAGHKKVAGFAMLRLAGDEAELLTIVVDRKWRARGVGAALLRATFDDLMMSPVRKMFLEVDAENQPAIKLYRRHGFGEIGSRKGYYPRPDGSAATALVMARDLG; this is encoded by the coding sequence ATGATGAAGCTCTGGATGGCCCCCGGGGGGCTGCATATCGAACCGGGCCGGATGGAAGACGCCGAAACGCTGGCGAAGCTGCATGCGGGCGGGTTCTACCGCGGCTGGCCGCGCGAGGATTTTTCGGCCTACCTGATGGAGGCCAATACGCCCGCCTATGTGGCGTGCGACGCCGGCCACAAGAAAGTGGCCGGGTTCGCCATGCTGCGGCTGGCCGGGGACGAGGCGGAACTGCTCACCATCGTCGTCGACAGGAAGTGGCGCGCCAGGGGCGTGGGGGCGGCACTGCTGCGCGCCACGTTCGATGACCTGATGATGTCGCCGGTGCGCAAGATGTTCCTCGAAGTCGATGCCGAGAACCAGCCGGCCATCAAGCTTTACCGCCGGCACGGTTTTGGCGAAATCGGCAGCAGAAAAGGCTATTATCCACGGCCCGACGGGAGCGCCGCCACCGCCCTTGTCATGGCGCGCGATCTTGGATAA